The Sporocytophaga myxococcoides DSM 11118 genome segment AAATTCAATAGATATGCAGACTAATAATTCTGATGCAAATGTATCGACACCTGCTCAGGATATTATAAATGAACAGGCCCCAAACCCTGAACAAACAAGTATAGCACCTGCTGATTCTTCCAAAATTATAGTAGGTGTTATAGAAAATCTTCCTATAGGTAGCAAAGAGGAAATCATCAGGATACAAAGTGCTTTAAAAGCTCTTGGTTATTATTCAGGTATAGAAGATGGTATAATTACGCGAAAGGACAAAACCGAAAGTAGCACAATAAAGGCAATAAGGAATTATCAGAAAGACAACCATCTTGCAGAAAGCGGAAATGTTGATGTTTCTACAAATTCACTTTTAATAGCTGCAGTTTCAGCGCTTCCTACTCCTTCTGTGGAGACTCCTGTAGTTCATAAACCCAAAGCCCCTACAAAGCCTAAAAAGGTTGAGTCGGAAAAGATCCCACAAAGCACAAAAACAACTACAAAAACGGTTCCTGCTCCCACACAAACGTCAGAGCAGATTTATGCTAAGCACGGAGGTGAAATGCTCGCTATTGGAAAGGAATTATTGCCATATGCAAAATCACATCCGGATGCAATAATTAAAATGCTGGATTACCTGACATGGAGTGGAGACAATCTTGCTTATAATATAAGTTCACATCTATCAGAGGCGGATCTTTCCGGAGTGAGCAAGGATCTTATCAAGCGACTCTATGATGAGATGGATTCCGGCTACACATCGGATCTTGAGCAATTGCAGATGCAGAAGTTGAATAAGTTTCTGGCGGTTAATATTGAAACGCTTTTGGACTCAAAGCTCCCGACTAATCCCAAAGACATAGAATCATATTTTGTTCAGTATGAAAAGATGGCAAAGACAGAGCTTGACTTTTGGTATTCAAATTCTAATAAAGGAGTGCCAGAAGCTGCCAGAGTTAAGCCAGAGCTATTTGCAAAAGAGGCTCGCAGAATTTATGCAGAGAAGCATGACCTAAAATATGTTGTACCCGTACAATTTGCACTTGCACAATTAAAGGCAGAAGGCGGTTTGGTCGGGAGGCAGAGAACAGGCGGAAACGTTTTTAATGTTGGAGCTAAAGATAGTGGAATCACGGAATATGAAAAGAGCATTTCTACAATGGAAAAGGGGTTTAAAGCATATTACTCCATTATGGCAGATAAATATCTGGCGGGAAAAGGAGCAAATAATCTGCTTAAAACAGATGCATTTAAAAATCAAAGTGGAGGAGTTTATGCAACAAATCCGTTCTATGAGATGGAGATAAAGTCAGAGATAGGAATGATGCATTACAGAACCTCGCGATATGCCTTATCGGGCAGAGTGGGGAATGGCGGAGATAATAAGGCAAAGGACGTTGCAATTGTTGGTTCATTTCTAAACAAGGCTGGTTACCTTAAGAAGGAGGATATCAACGGAGTAGACGAAGTGACTGCGGCAATTAAAAACTTTCAACAAAAGGAAATGTCGCCTAAAGATGAAAAATGGTTTAAGGAGAGATTAAGTCATGTAGAAGACCCTGTAGATAGAGCAAACATGACGACTAAATCCAAATCGTTTGCAGATGGAAGTGTATGGCCAAATGGACAAACAATAGGGCTGTTGTATTATATGACAGTATTGAATGGTAAGATTCCTGGAGGGATGATTGTACCACCTTCAGAACAAAAGCCTTTGAATATTAAAAGTAGTTTAGGACCTCCTATAATAGACAAAGCGAGTTTGGATATCAATCAGTTTGTAGAGAAAATATTCAAAGCAATTGATGGCATTGGAACAGATGAGGAAGCAATATATGTTGCTTTAGCTTCAATGAATTATAATCAAGGAAAAATTGATGAATTAAAGAAAGCATATTTTGAAAAGTATAAAGTTTCTTTAATTGAAGATTTAAAAGGGGACTTATCGGGGCATGATCTTAAGACTGCTCTTGAACTTTTGAATGCGGGAGAGTCAAATATAAACCTAAAAAGCAATCCCCTAAAAGCTTCCAATATTTTGAGCAATAAAGTCAAATTTTCAGGTAATGCTGATGAAGCGAGTATTAAAGATAACATAAGAAATATTCTTGGGTGCTTAGCACAGGCCGCAGGTTTAGAAAATGTTATTGTTACAGGAACAGCTAGGACAGCCTTAAAACAAGCTCAAGTGATGTACGATTGTTTGACGGTTGGTGATGATATGAAGTATAAAGCACCAGGAGAGCGTGTTCAAAAAGTTTATTATAACTTGAAGAAGCAGGGAAAGGGCAAACAGGAGATTATCGATGCGATGCACCAAAAAGTAATTGAAGAGGGGCCAGAGAATGTTTCGGCACATTGTGCCGATTATTCTAAAAAAGTTACTGTCGATTTGGGGTATAGTTCAAATCCGATGACTGCAGATCAGGAAAAAAAATTTATAGCAAAGGTTAAAGAGTTAATGAAGAAAGGAATAATTTTGGACATACAATGGAAGGCAAATAATAAAAAGGAGCAAGCATATCACATTGTAATAGATGTTAACAAGAGCAAAGAAATATAAAAACCTTATTATGAAGCCAAATATTTTGAACTATAATTTTTGCTTATTAATTCTTTTATCAGTGCAAATCTCAGGCTGTAACAGTAGCTTATCAAAAAAGGAAATACAAAATGAATCTGCTGGTAGTATTAAGGAAAATGTATTAAACGGATCAAAAACATTTAGTTCGGAGGCAAATGGAGGCGATAGTTCTTTCATTTCTCGGAAAATTTTTAACGTTTCTACATTTGATAAAGATTTACAGTTTAAATCTTTCAAGGTGCTAGATTCAGCAGAAGGAGAACTATATTTTACAGGAGTAACTCAAAGGGACCATTTCATTAATGGAGAAATTTTTAATGATGAGGACTTACATACATTTCATGCGACAATTATAAGCAAAGACTCAAACAACCGGGAATTTGGGGAGAATGAGAAATCATATTATATGGATGAAATTTTATATTTAACAGAGATCTTTTTTAAAGATTCTATTCCATATAAATTGGTAAAATGCTCGGATGATAAAAAATTTGAGTCTGTTCAAGGTCGTGATGAGTTTATGGTTTTAGCTTACGGAGGAAACCTGAATGAAATATCAGCTAGAGTCATTGATTCAACAAGTAGAATTCATAAAATAGAATATGTTGTTCGTGACATAGGTGATTTGACACCATTTAAAATTTGTGATCGATAAAAAGAAGGTATAGCAGTTTTGCAAAAGTTTATAGCTCTTTTAGGAAAACCATCCTGTTCATTCATTAATCCATTTGATTTCAATGAAATACTTCGGGAGAAAATTTGCAGGGTCTTTATAAATTCCCATCCCGGCTCAAGCATTTTTCCTTTAATCTATTGATTTTTAGAAACTATTCCCTATTTTGGCATTCCCGAAAAATTTTAGAGTTGAAGATTACTATTTTTAGTAAAATTGGTACATTTGGGGAGTTCATTCAGTTGAATATCTTTTGAGTTTAAACATCTATTTTAATCGACCAATATATTTTTGAATTAAAAACTTCTTATAGAAAATGAAAAAACTAATGCTTTCTTGGACCCTGGTTTTAGCTGTTGCAGGTCTTACATTCATGTCTTGTGGAAAAGATAAAGATGATAATAACCCGGTAGATCCGAATGCGGGAACAGTTATAGATGAGAGAGATCAGATAGTTTATAAAACTATAAAGATAGGAGATCAGACTTGGTTTGCAGAGGATTTAAGATACGATGGTCCGTTGTCACAAGGTAATTCTTATAATCCATCTTCAGGCGGTAAGATATATGATTTGGATGGAGCAAAAGTTGCATGTCCAAATGGTTGGAGATTGCCATCAGATTTGGATTTTAGAACTCTTGAAAATTATTTGGGTATGTCAAATGCTGACACAGCTAAAATTGGATATGGGGCGGATAGAGGTGCTGATAAAGGCATTGGAATGAAACTACAGAATGGCGGAGCCACAGGATTTAATTTTGTTATTCCTTCAGGTCCTTCTAATAGACAACAGGTTTGGACATCAACTAAAATTTCAAATGGTAATCCAAATGGAGATATATTGGTGAGGACTTTTATAAGGAATGGTAATTCGATAGATCGTGAAAGAAGTACTGAAGTAAGCCAAATGTGTGTTCGTTGTCTAAAGAATTAATAAATCAATATAATGAACATCCTGCTATTCTGCAGGATGTTTTGCTTTTTAATTTACTTTTTAAATACTGGTTATAATGAAAAGAGATATATTTTTCCTTTATCAAAAAAAAATAAGGCTTTTATTTTTCATTTTATTTATTTTGATTTTTTCTTCTAGTTATGCCAAAGCTGGGGATACTACAGCGACATTCACAATTGCTGCGCAATGGGGAAACAATAACTGGGGAACCAATATCTGTCTTCAGTCTGGCGCAACTTCCACAACAGTAAAGATTAAAGTCCAAAATTTTAATATTACCCCTGGAAATGCTCCATATAAATTTTATGTATATTTAACTGGAAGTCCATCACCTCTTATAACAACTGCATTTGATATTGATGTTAATAATGTTAAAGACAATAGTGAAATAAAAGTTGTAGTAGCAAATCCAACTGATGTTACCAAAAAATATGGAGAACAAGCGTTAACATTTAATGTTACATCCATCCCCAACTATACCCTCTCTGCCCCTTCGACTAATGTTTGCCTTAACAATGAGGGTGACGGCCCTTATGATTTAGTTTTGAGTCCATATAAAGCAGGGTTAACTTATGAGTTCCGCAGAACAGGCGATAACAACAACACACTATTAACCTTTGTTGAAAAGGCTGGTGGAGTCTTTACAAGAACGCTAGACAATGCTATTGCAGGATCCAGTTCATATTATGTTAATGTAACAGAAAATGGTTGCAGGAGTGATAAAATAACCAGTCCAACAATAACATTTTCAAG includes the following:
- a CDS encoding eCIS core domain-containing protein, which translates into the protein MGEFLHGSCKASDRQNLHQSRQTQLKPLENKSESNTEEEFSNKSPETIFQRKWDSFGGDDENRNQPRGPVPLMAEGQESEAPIQRRGPLPLINTEEEEPMQRKGPVPIINTAEEETVQRYGPVPLQFHAEEVEEPVQRRGPVPSMDLDTDELSQRPTSSSDKMPLPVQRKMESSFGEDFSDVNIHTNSSQSIDLNAHAFAKGSDIHFAPGMFNPESQKGQELLGHELTHVLQQREGRVQPTVQKKGVNINDDEGLEKEADEMGEKAAKGYLVGSAGSSTEDNSISGTIQKSEDDDPINEKIKSYNEEITEASLLYGIPEGQIQLLIAQCSKGEKDFADGQSFGLLGLTETLWNETKVKFPELANYEFGSSWNDARANILLGVAAYKLQISSTQANTSEKLTSAENTSLAVNSIDMQTNNSDANVSTPAQDIINEQAPNPEQTSIAPADSSKIIVGVIENLPIGSKEEIIRIQSALKALGYYSGIEDGIITRKDKTESSTIKAIRNYQKDNHLAESGNVDVSTNSLLIAAVSALPTPSVETPVVHKPKAPTKPKKVESEKIPQSTKTTTKTVPAPTQTSEQIYAKHGGEMLAIGKELLPYAKSHPDAIIKMLDYLTWSGDNLAYNISSHLSEADLSGVSKDLIKRLYDEMDSGYTSDLEQLQMQKLNKFLAVNIETLLDSKLPTNPKDIESYFVQYEKMAKTELDFWYSNSNKGVPEAARVKPELFAKEARRIYAEKHDLKYVVPVQFALAQLKAEGGLVGRQRTGGNVFNVGAKDSGITEYEKSISTMEKGFKAYYSIMADKYLAGKGANNLLKTDAFKNQSGGVYATNPFYEMEIKSEIGMMHYRTSRYALSGRVGNGGDNKAKDVAIVGSFLNKAGYLKKEDINGVDEVTAAIKNFQQKEMSPKDEKWFKERLSHVEDPVDRANMTTKSKSFADGSVWPNGQTIGLLYYMTVLNGKIPGGMIVPPSEQKPLNIKSSLGPPIIDKASLDINQFVEKIFKAIDGIGTDEEAIYVALASMNYNQGKIDELKKAYFEKYKVSLIEDLKGDLSGHDLKTALELLNAGESNINLKSNPLKASNILSNKVKFSGNADEASIKDNIRNILGCLAQAAGLENVIVTGTARTALKQAQVMYDCLTVGDDMKYKAPGERVQKVYYNLKKQGKGKQEIIDAMHQKVIEEGPENVSAHCADYSKKVTVDLGYSSNPMTADQEKKFIAKVKELMKKGIILDIQWKANNKKEQAYHIVIDVNKSKEI
- a CDS encoding FISUMP domain-containing protein, which translates into the protein MKKLMLSWTLVLAVAGLTFMSCGKDKDDNNPVDPNAGTVIDERDQIVYKTIKIGDQTWFAEDLRYDGPLSQGNSYNPSSGGKIYDLDGAKVACPNGWRLPSDLDFRTLENYLGMSNADTAKIGYGADRGADKGIGMKLQNGGATGFNFVIPSGPSNRQQVWTSTKISNGNPNGDILVRTFIRNGNSIDRERSTEVSQMCVRCLKN